The DNA segment TTTCCCCCCTTGACGCGGCGCGCCAGTTGGGCCTGGCACAGCACCTGCAAATGCTGGGATACAGCCGGCCGGCTGACGTCCATCCCCCTCGCCAGCACCCCTACAGCCTGAGGCGTTGTAGCCAACTTCTCCATCAGGGTCAGCCGGGTGGGATCGGCAAGGGCTTTGAATGCGTTATGGTAAGTGATCACTTACCAATTTATGCCGGCTGGCAACACCCTGCAAGTACAATTCTCCCGCTCCACCCCGTCCCTGCAACCAGTACAACTGTAGCCTGAACGGTGGATTTTCCCCGCCGCCGGCGGTAAACTGTCCCATCTAGCATGAGGATTCGTCGCATGAAAAAGTTTCGCGCCCTTTGGCTGGTCATGGTCATCGCAGGCTCTTGGTCGCTGCTGCAATCCGCTGGCGCCGGCGGTGAGGTCACCAAGTTCCACGAAACCGGCATCGTGGTGGACATCCAGACCTTCTACGATGCGGCCAAGGTTGAGTCTGCAGGCTACCGGTCACTCCGGGGCAACGTGGGCGCGCTTGCTCTGGTGGCCAAAAGCGGGGTTTACGCTTTTCTGGAGACGCCTGGCAACAGCGATCACTTGCAAGGCATTGCACCCGGCACTGCCGTGGACCTCAAGGGTAGGCTGCTGGTCAACGGCGCCCTACTGCACATCGACGATCTGACGGCGGTGAAAAAGGCCCCAGGCATCGACCTGGACGCTTACCGCTCAGCCGCTGGCGAGGAGGTCTCCCTGACCGGCTACAACCTGTGCCAGTGTGGCCTCAACGTGGGCGAGCTGCCCCACAGCTGCAAGCTGGGCCATCTGCACCACTTGCAGGCTTCCGACGGCAAGATCTATCACTACCTGCAGTACGGCGAGGCCCAGAAAACTTACCTGGGCATCGACTCGCACTTTCGGCAGGTGGGTGTCAAGGGTCGCGTGCTGCCGGGACAGTACTTGCTGGTCGCTTCCGTCACTCCCCGCTAGGCGTCCCCGCCTGAGTCTGTCCCGCTGGCGATCCGGACCGCCGCCTCAGTCGTCGGCCTGGTCCCCGCCCGCAATGGAATCCCCCTGCCGCCGGGTATGCTCGGCGATTTTTTTGCGCTTTCCCGGGTCACCTGTCCTGCTGTGCGGAGATCCGTTCCTCTTCAGCGGGCAGGCGTCGGGCGGTGGGCGTCGGGCAGGCGGGATTCGTCTGCAGGTTGGGACGGTTCGGACACCGTCAGCGGCTCTGTCACCAGCTCCTCCGCCTCAGGGTCGACCGTAATCCTGATCTTTGAGGCCGGCTCGGCGAAGGTCAGTTTCAGCGCACCGCTGGCGATCTTTGTGCCGGCCTCCACCGTGCCCCAAACGATGATCTCCGGCCTCATCGCCTCCAGCCTTTGGCGGTAGAATTCCAGGGGCGCCTGACGGTCCAGCACCTCATGCCCCGCGCTGGCAAATGCTTCCAGTGCTACCCGGAAGGTCTCCAGCGTCGTCTCAATCTGCTTGGTGAGGTTGGCCAGGATCCGCATGGCGTTCGTCCGCTGGGTCGGCGATAGTTTCGGGTCCTTCAGCCTGCGTAGCTGCTCGGACACCTTGCGGGATTCGTCCGTGATGGTATCCTGCGCCAGGCTGAGGACGGCGCGCCTGTCCGCCATCCGCGCCTCATACTGCCCCACTACTGTCAGTTTCGACTCATAGTCCGATTCATCGAGATATTGGATTCCCATCAGGATGCTGGTATCGTCTTTGATATCGCCCACCACGATCCGATGTCCAACCTTGACCTGCGAACCGGACAGGGTGGGCGAGGCGAGGGTGCCCCCACAGACGATGTCGCAGCCCCTGATTTCCGCCTCGACGATCAGATTTCCGCCGGTGATAACCCGCGTGTTGTGCAGTTTGAATGTCTTGAAATGTCCCCCCGCTCGGACCGAAGCCTTGGCGCCCCCACCGCGGTTCTCGGTGAGGCCATTCACCTGAATGTTGCCGGCAGCCTGCAGCAGGGCCCCGTAGTCGGTCCCACTGATGTGGATGTCGCCCTTCGTAACCACGTGCGCAGTCGCCTCCACGTCATCTTCGATCATGATGGCCGCTTCATGGCGGATCTTTCCGTCAAGGGCGGTTACCCGCGACATATTTTCCATGGGATGCACCGAGACCTCTCCATAAAGGTTCTGGTGCGCCACGCCGTCCACGGCAGCGCTGATTT comes from the Candidatus Neomarinimicrobiota bacterium genome and includes:
- a CDS encoding DUF342 domain-containing protein produces the protein MKLRVEEKIHPLAGGVLKVQFVDGGRVVLAQITQGEGIASEIYEALDSLGIRFGVLDKWVDEIGGGYRGEVPVAVAEVSVSPAKIEGLDDMFALIDRLISSGDFSSLAGLNILARVESGDTLLKMHTPPQTVLRYPDDESRVLRNGHLNARILAGRNTTVSDDGTEISAAVDGVAHQNLYGEVSVHPMENMSRVTALDGKIRHEAAIMIEDDVEATAHVVTKGDIHISGTDYGALLQAAGNIQVNGLTENRGGGAKASVRAGGHFKTFKLHNTRVITGGNLIVEAEIRGCDIVCGGTLASPTLSGSQVKVGHRIVVGDIKDDTSILMGIQYLDESDYESKLTVVGQYEARMADRRAVLSLAQDTITDESRKVSEQLRRLKDPKLSPTQRTNAMRILANLTKQIETTLETFRVALEAFASAGHEVLDRQAPLEFYRQRLEAMRPEIIVWGTVEAGTKIASGALKLTFAEPASKIRITVDPEAEELVTEPLTVSEPSQPADESRLPDAHRPTPAR
- a CDS encoding winged helix-turn-helix transcriptional regulator, whose protein sequence is MTYHNAFKALADPTRLTLMEKLATTPQAVGVLARGMDVSRPAVSQHLQVLCQAQLARRVKGG